From a region of the Lactuca sativa cultivar Salinas chromosome 4, Lsat_Salinas_v11, whole genome shotgun sequence genome:
- the LOC128133353 gene encoding uncharacterized protein LOC128133353, with amino-acid sequence MARTRSGNVNANGNGHQPPVIEQIPVVEAAAGPITMAGVQALIQAMLDRQMEETRRLLQQNREEATIQIEQPELNEGQTEEGNYSGTVGQVNPPIVRQNNQDDKVERNGCKYKDFLTCKPSTFTGKEDPIGVMDWISEMELAFMTCGCRGKLQTTFAVRQFRGSVVRWWNTLGKTLSPNEPLQLTWAEFLVQFKRKYCSAQNLLELENQFLTLKKGSMSIDEYTNNFTEKMEFALRLVPDELTKIDKYAKGLPWEYAVPVRQAPTLEATIWAAKSVEDMIKGRAANKIEVGEKREFEESTRPNKKIKSGSKESSGGGNKVKWCEKCKKNHFGKCSEEVTCYKCGKTGHYANECKRVCYECREEGHVAKDCPKKKEAEKPNIPPKPKARAFHMILDEADDNARIQE; translated from the coding sequence atggcaagaacccgtagtggaaacgtgaatgcaaatgggaacggACACCAACCCCCCGTGATCGAGCAAATACCAGTTGTGGAAGCCGCTGCCggaccaataacgatggccggagtgcaagcgttgatccaggcaatgttggatcgtcaaatggaggaaactagacgtttgctccagcaaaatcgtgaGGAggccactattcagatcgaacagcccgagttgaacgaagggcagactgaggaaggaaactacagtgggactgttggtcaagtcaacccaccaatagttcgacaaaacaaccaagatgacaaagtcgagaggaatggatgcaagtacaaggattttctgacttgcaagccatcgactttcactggaaaggaggatccgatcggggtcatggattggatctcggagatggagttagccttcatgacatgcggttgcagagggaagctacagaccacatttgcagtgcgtcagtttcgaggaagtgttgtacgttggtggaataccttggggaagactttgagccctaatgagcccctgcaactgacatgggcagaatttttggtgcaattcaaacgaaagtactgctcagctcaaaacctgcttgagctagagaaccagtttctaaccctgaagaagggaagcatgtcaatcgatgaatacacgaacaacttcacagaaaagatggagtttgccttgcgtcttgttccggatgagctgacgaaaattgacaagtacgcaaagggacttccatgggagtacgcggtgccagtgcgtcaggctcctactctggaggcaactatctgggctgccaagtctgtggaagatatgattaagggaagagctgccaacaagattgaggttggcgaaaagagagagtttgaggaatctacgaggcccaataagaagatcaagtctggttcaaaggagtctagcggaggaggaaacaaagtgaaatggtgcgagaagtgcaaaaagaatcactttgggaaatgtagcgaagaagtgacttgctacaagtgtgggaagaccggacattacgccaacgagtgcaaaagggtgtgttatgaatgccgtgaagaagggcatgttgctaaggattgcccgaaaaagaaagaggcggaaaaaccaaacattccgccaaaaccgaaggcaagagcattccatatgatcctagacgaagcagatgacaatgcgaggattcaggaatga
- the LOC128133352 gene encoding zinc finger BED domain-containing protein RICESLEEPER 2-like: protein MGMSQFDMMKMRESVAHWILMHEHPFTIVEEEGFNMMQKRGMLEWENVSRVSIKKDCEKVFEIEKNKLKNLLKSISKISVTTDMWKSTNQKIEYMVLTGHFVDSNWQLQKRVLSFIHLPPPHRGLEIADNLYKCFKDWGIENKVFTISVDNASNNDSAVRILSETFSRVKKLPCGGKLFHVRCCAHILNLMVQDGLSRISYIIEDIHETVTFINQNEGRLNLFSEIVQQLQLPHRKLILECKTRWNSTYQMLSAAIKFKEVFPMYKEREPRYLCCPSNDDWLKVEKVCEILEVFDSATNIISGSEYPTSNLFLNEIFRVKVLLDKKFEDSNEDEFVHDMVKCMKLKFDKYWGDCNLMMSIGAILDPRCKMRVIEFCFPRMYPGNEACENIDKVKKALYELYKEYADEYYSSSGEGNGESDGLRGNNVTIQASSSGWSEFAQFVRTVENIQPQKSDLDNYLEESCYICEEDPIPFDVLQWWRSNSLKYRILLRMARDILAIPITTVASEATFSAGSRVIDTYRVSLATETVEVLLCGGDWC from the coding sequence atggggatgtcacagtttgatATGATGAAAATGAGAGAGTCTGTTGCGCATTGGATACTTATGCACGAGCATCCTTTCACAATTGTTGAAGAAGAAGGATTTAACATGATGCAAAAGCGTGGAATGCTTGAATGGGAAAATGTCTCACGTGTTTCCATTAAAAAAGACTGTGAAAAAGTTTTTGAGATAGAAAAGAACAAGCTGAAGAATTTATTAAAGTCTATTTCAAAGATTAGTGTGACCACGGATATGTGGAAGTCTACCAATCAGAAAATCGAGTATATGGTTCTTACAGGCCATTTTGTTGATTCTAATTGGCAATTACAAAAACGTGTTCTTAGCTTTATTCACTTACCTCCTCCTCATCGCGGGCTTGAGATTGCTGACAATCTTTACAAGTGTTTTAAGGATTGGGGTATAGAGAATAAGGTGTTCACTATTTCCGTTGACAATGCCTCAAATAACGATTCGGCTGTTAGGATCCTAAGTGAAActttttcaagggttaaaaagttGCCTTGTGGAGGAAAGTTGTTTCATGTACGTTGTTGTGCACACATCTTGAATCTTATGGTTCAAGATGGACTTTCTAGAATTAGCTATATTATTGAGGATATTCACGAAACTGTCACGTTTATCAATCAAAATGAAGGGAGACTTAATTTGTTTTCTGAGATTGTGCAACAGTTGCAATTGCCACATAGAAAACTTATTCTTGAATGCAAGACAAGATGGAATTCAACATATCAAATGTTGTCGGCTGCAATCAAATTTAAAGAGGTGTTTCCAATGTACAAAGAAAGAGAGCCACGCTATCTTTGTTGTCCTAGCAATGATGATTGGTTGAAGGTGGAAAAGGTATGTGAAATCTTAGAAGTTTTTGACTCTGCGACTAATATCATCTCTGGGAGTGAGTATCCGACTTCAAACTTATTTCTTAATGAAATTTTTAGAGTGAAAGTTTTGTTGGATAAGAAGTTTGAAGATTCTAACGAAGATGAGTTTGTTCATGACATGGTTAAGTGCATGAAACTAAAATTTGATAAATATTGGGGAGATTGCAACTTAATGATGTCTATTGGTGCTATTTTAGATCCTAGGTGCAAAATGAGGGTTATTGAGTTTTGCTTTCCTAGGATGTATCCTGGAAATGAAGCTTGTGAAAATATAGACAAAGTGAAAAAAGCTTTATATGAATTGTATAAAGAATATGCAGATGAGTATTACTCTAGTAGTGGTGAAGGAAATGGCGAAAGTGATGGTTTAAGAGGAAACAATGTGACTATTCAAGCTTCATCTTCTGGTTGGTCTGAGTTCGCTCAATTTGTAAGAACAGTTGAAAATATACAACCACAAAAATCCGATTTAGATAATTATCTTGAAGAGAGTTGTTACATTTGTGAAGAGGATCCAATACCATTTGATGTTTTACAATGGTGGCGGTCAAATTCGTTAAAGTATCGTATATTATTACGCATGGCTCGAGATATACTTGCAATTCCTATCACCACTGTTGCATCGGAAGCTACTTTTAGTGCGGGTAGTAGAGTTATTGACACATATAGAGTATCCTTGGCTACTGAAACGGTAGAAGTCTTACTTTGTGGTGGAGATTGGTGTTGA